GACATAGTAACATATTATGTCATGGCACATTGCCTCCAAGTCTGTATATTTTCAGTGTTAGCAGTTTGAAAATATGGATGTTTTTTAAGTGATCACAACTGACTGTATATGGGTAAACTATATTACCATGCTTGGTTCATAAATTAGCATAAACCAGTAGAACAAAGAAATGTAGTAATTAGTAacataaataagacaaaatagCATCACTCTGCTCACAAAACTGaggcctagcagacagctaTTAGCAGTTATTGGCTAGCACACCTATCAACCTATCGCGTGAGTGAGcctaaatgaaattcaaacatcttactcatttaaaaacaaatcatttgtAATGATGGTAACAATTACCTATAATATCTCTGACAGAAGTTAGGTATTTCAAATTAGGAGACTATGGGAATTACCTCACTTTTGAAGCcaacctcaagtggccattattttgttctttttctaaaCTATTGAAAGCTGCTCCTTTATTTGGAAATACTATTTGTGAGGAATCTTGTCACAGTAACAACAGTCGACTCAAGGCACTCTACACTGCAAGGTAAAGACCGGACAGTAATAAAGAGAAACCCTAATAACCAATCAACAGTtgcaaggaaaaactcccttttaacaggaagaagcctgttctgcagcagaaccaggctcagaggcCATCTGCAAAAGTCGTGTATAAATGCACAGAGTGAAAAGGGGGGAGGCTGCTCAGTGCATGAATGGAAGCCCCCAGTAGACTAGGCCTACTTTAGAGTAACTAAAGGAGAGTTCAGGGTTACATGTTCCAGCTATatactttatcaaaaaggaaaattttAAGCCTACTCTAAAAAGTAGAGAGGTTGTCACTCTCCTGAATCCAaagtgggagctggttccacagatgAGAGGCCTGTCCCATCAGCCCCAAGTGGTCACGGCGGATCACTAGctgtccctgagcctggttctattGCGGGTTTCTTCTCATTAAAAGGAAGTTTGAGCAAGCATTTAGCAACAgctaagtgcttgctcaaaggtgGTTGTCGCTGGGGttttgtctgtattattgtagaggctttaccttacaaaataaaggGCCTTGAtgtggctgttgttgtgatttggcactatataaataaaactgaactgatgtgaaaaagtaagcctgcagtctgagagcaaactGTTGTACTGGGTCGAGATGCTACTATTACCCACCATTTAGTTTGAAATGTCAGAAACATAAAACATgttattgatttgttttgttttaatgaatGGATGCTCAGTTCATTGCAAATAATGCAGGACCACAATCCTGGCcctgggttttattttttaataatctaTGTATTTTACAAAAACAACTAAGCAGCAGATAACTTTAAACTATAATGACTATCCTAAAATGTGAAGCTTTGGGTCAAGCTTCTGTACTGTTAGGGAACTGAAACTGTTCAGCGGTTATGGATGACTGCCTGTTTTTATAAAGAAGCAGCTTCCTGTGGAGTAAGAAATGCATTCACACAGTTGAAGCTGAAGGTATGTAAAAGAAATCTTTGTCCTTCAATCTGTTTTTAATAATCGTAATTTATTGCCGATTGCTTTTAGTTTTTCACGTTGTGTACACAGCAGGTCTTGTGAGAGTGGGCTTGCAAACATGAGAGGTTATGTGGCCAGGGGGCAACAGCCTGGTCTTCCTGTGTTTAAGCTCTCGTAGGACTTATGTTTCCACCAGTGGAAACTTATACTCTGTCGCTCACATCACCTTGACCACAGAAGTGTAAGGTAAACAGTGAGAACTTACTGTAGCTGTGACCTGTGTTTACGAAGGTATTAATAGATCGTGGGGGATTTTTATGCTTATCTACACTACATTTGGGTGCAGTTTTATTGTCTATGTATAACAATGCTGAGCTATGTGATTTTGCTGAGCTCACAATAGTTATTAGTCATACAGCTGGTacatacaaaatatattttatttccacattattttacatttggcAGTGTGTATCCTTGCATCCATTCACACTTTTCTGCTCTTTACTCTagaatacacacaaatattatCCACATTTTCTTCTTGAAGATGTTGTTTACTACTCCTCTTCAGACTCAGAGCTGCATAGTGGAGGCTGTGCGCATCTTGGCTCTGTTAGTGATGGACAAGAGGAGTTGTGTTAAAATATAACTGGAAACATATCATATCTAATATAAATATAGCTTCTGCTTCTAGTAAAAACATGTGAGCAGATTCTATAGGCTTTTTCACCTACCACTGCATCTGAGACTGTACAGGTTTGATGAGGAACAGTTCCTGCAAATCAAAGAAAGTAAATAAGCACGCTAGTCAGATTGTTAGAGGATTATTAACATTAGAGATGGCAGCGACCTCACCTTTGCAGACAGAGCACAGGCTTTTCCTAAGCTTGTACATGATGAAAGCCAAGACAAAGAGCACAATAAAGGAACCTCCTAATGCCGCGCTCAGGAAATACACCAAGACAGGGGaacctaacacacacacaaaacagatgTTACACAGTCAATGTTTCACAGATTGCTTGAAACAGTAGTATGAAGTCACCCTCCTGCAGTATCACCTACCTGCAATCTCAACCCTTGTTCCATTTCCAAAAATAATCTCCCCACAGGAGGCCAAAGCACAGTAGTAGATCCCAGCATCAGCGGAGCTCACTGACTTTATTGCAAGATTTAAAGTGCAATTTTTCCTGTGAGGTGTTTCCTGTGAGATGTCTGCACACACGTGTCCCTCGCTGGGATACATGACAGTAGACTGAGACACTCCATGCCTGAACCAGTAAAGGTTCAGCTCCCCTGCACATGGTTCAGCTTCCACTGTACAGGTCAAGTTCAAAGAGTCCCCCAAGCGAAGCGGCTTCAACGTTGGCTGGTCAATTGCAGATCCAATGCTGGTCGCTGGCGATTTGACATGAAGGAAAACTCCTTGTCCAAATTCAATAGCGTTAAAAACTAAAACCCCACAGTAATATGTCCCTGAGTCTGACAGGCTGAGGTTTGTGATTTTGAGATATTCTTTTTTATCTTCTACAAGGACTTTAAACCTGTCTTTGTACTTGGTGTAGATATCAGCGTCTGGGTTGTGCTTCATCCGAGTTGATATGATGTCAGGTTTGCCACCCAGGCTTTGCTGGTACCAAGAAAGGAAAGTTACAGCATCATCTTGACAAATGCATGTTATTGTTACATTCTCCCCGACTTTAGCTATCTTGATTCCACTCTCCTGAATTACACTTGAGGTCTTGTGAACAGCTAGCACCTGACCTGGACAGAAATGCAtacaattattttaattatatctGTAACATCTTATCAGTCTCTTTTTAGAATTTACATCcttgaaaaaagaaactgtgaaaaaagtGCAAAATACTCACAGATTTTATAGAGAATtgcaagaaaaacacaaaggcgCATCATCTCTGAAGCTCTGCAGTATGTATCGTGTGCCTTTACGGACGCACCCAACTCTTATAGGAGACGAAGACTGATCGTGATTGGCTAAGCTCAATGGTTGGTTTTAAATTCAGAACTACAGTTTGTTTCTTTCCAAAAGATCAGACTGATCAGGTGACTGGAGGTGTGATTGGGGTCAAGTCTTTTTTGGTGACATCATTGTTGCTGTACTAAGGGCAGAAGGTGTGGTAATGTGTATTTTACTTAAAGGAAAGTTTCTTGGGTCAATTTTTGTTAGTTATAGTTATTATTTGTTCTGCAAcacttctttgtgttttttgatatctgatttatatttatttattttgaagtcACAACTTAAGTTTTCAATGTTGCATGAATTTGTATGGGGAGGTGTGTTTAAACAGTTACGTGGGTTAGGAGGGAGTGTTAGTGGGGGGGAACACAGAAAGTAAAGCAGAAATCAGGTCAAGAAGTCTAAACCATAAAGGGAATACTGACATGTTATGGTTAATGGCACAATTGTCAATGCCGTGATCCCATTAATGAGCATAAGGGCAGAATTCACATTTGTTCCTGtacttagaatagaatagaataatcctttaattgtcccacaaggggaaatttggttgtaacagcagccagaaagacacatatacaacaagcagtacacaggacacagaacagaaacatacacaatttttcttacatatttacattaaggacaatggttactataaacagagaatactgtacagttattaaattaaaaaaattaactacagataagaggcaaaccaggttgtagtgtgaatcggttgattaacttattgcagttacagcgcagatgtaaacatctgtgtttgttgggagcagttctgattgtacagtctgacagctgcagggaggaaggacctgtggaaacgctccttcatgcatctaggatgcagcagtctgtcagtgaagcagctctgcagttcagcaacatttacatgcatggggtgggagactctgtccatcagagatgttattttggccagagtccttctgtctcccaccacctgcactgggtccagggtgcatcccagaacagagctggccttcctgatgagtttatccaacctcttcctctcagctgccgataaactgctgctccaacatacaacactgtaaaaaatgacggattccaccacagagtcatagaaggtcttgtACACATCATCATGTGTGTACACTTGTACACATCATCAAAATCTCAGATGTATATGGTCATATATGCATAAATTGATGTACAGAGTTTGTTTAGAATGATGACAATTTTCAGGATCGACAATGGTTGGAGTGTTTAGAGATAATCTGCGGGAGGGACAACCTCTAGATTTGAAAAATGAAGAGAATTTGGCAGtagcaaaaactgcagttcctctgggAACCATCTGAGGCTGTCTCAAATTATTTCAAATGAAAAGTGATAAAAATTACCTTTATAATGGTCCTGCGTCTCCAACCCAGTATTTTTGAGTTTGTTCTGGACTTTTCATCtgcagggtgggccatttatatggatactccgtaataacatgggaatggttgtttgtggcacattagtatatgtgagggggcaaactcctcaagatgggtggtgaccatggtggtcATTTAGAAGTCGgtcatcttggatacaacttttgttttttcaataggaagagggccatgtgacacatcaaacttattggtaatgtcacaaaaaaaacaatggtgtgcttggttttcTTATTTATAGTTCTTGGTTTCTTGTCTGATTATCTTAGTTCccttttgtgtgcagtttgtgctAGTTTCATCTCTGTGTCTTGTAATCAGCGTCTCCTGTGTGAGTCAGTGTTGTCTccatgtttgtttctgtttttagctCACCAGTTGTGACCCCGTGTCTGTCTGGCCTCTCTGTGCCCTGTCTATGTGGTTGTCTGGTTTCCCTGTTCTTTCTGTCAAGTTCATATATATTTAGTCCTGGTTCCTGTGTTAATCTCTTCCTGTTCCTGTAGCCATCTCTTTGTGTTTCATCCTTTTGTGTCCCCTTGAAGTTTGTCATGTCTACATGTTTGTTTACATCTTGTCAGTTAGTACCTACTCTGCTctatcagtttttcttttcctgtttgttttctgcAGTTGCCAGCTAATAAAGCtaaattttgattttaattCTGCCTGCTGAAACCTACATCTGGGTCTGATCTTAGTCAGCCACATGCCTGGTTCGTGACACTTGACTTGGAcctgtctgcacacacaaagaaaggTATTCCTACACTATATTGATGAAAGTATTCCCGCACCCATCCAgatcattgaattcaggtgttccaaccACTTCCAAggtcacaggtgtataaaatcaagaaCCTAGACATTCCGaatgcttctacaaacattggTGAAAGAATGGGTTGTTCTCAGAAGCTCAATGATTTCTAGCATGGTATAGTGATACAACGTCACCTGTGCAACAAGACCAGTCATGAAATGTCTTTGCTACAGCCAACTGCTAATGTTTTAGCAAAGCAGATTGATTGGGAATGACAGCAATTCACAAATGAAGTGGTAGGCCACATAGAACCATAGAGTTGAGTAGATGCATAGTGAACAAATGTCACCAACTCTCTGTAGAGTCAATCACTACAGACCTCCAAGCTTCATGTGGCCATCAGATTAGCTCAATAACTGTGCATAGAGAACTACAAGAAATGGGTTTATTCAAGCAGCTCCATTCAAGACTTACATTACAAAGCACAGCGCAAAGTGTCCGATGCAgcactggactctagagcagtgaAGGTGTGTTCTCATGCTCGTCTGTCTGGCAATCCAATGGGCGAGTTTGGGTTTGGTGGTTTCTAGGAGAACAGTGcttgtctgactgcactgtgctAAGTGTAAAGCTTGGTGGAAgggggattatggtgtgggttgtttttcaggagttagGCTTGgccccttagttccagtgaaagaaaCTCATagtgcttcagcataccaagacgTTTTGAACAATTTCATGCTCCCCAACTTTGTGGGAGGtgtggtgtggaagaacttaaGTGGGCTGAGTCCTGACCTCACCCGGACAGAAAACGTTTTGACTGTGAGCCAGGCCTTCTTGCCCAACATAATTGTTTGACTTTACAAATGTACTTCTGGAAGAATGGCCAAAGAGTCAGATAAACACtctcctaaaccttgtggaaagccttcccagaagagttaAAGCTCTTGTAACTTCTTTAACTCTTGCAATTTGTTAAGAATAGGATGTTAGACAAGTTCATATGCGTGTGAAAGGAGAGGAGCGAATACTTGTGTAATATTGTGTATATGTTGgtttgattacacagcaaggtTTAACATAACATTGCATTTGCAATGCTTGTTTATTTCCTGTAGTTTCACAGGTTCTGTGCACATATGTTTGGTCAAAGATCGCACTCTGTGTGTGGGCAGGGCAGTGACAACTGGAGGAGAGGCagatgctgttgtgtttttcgttttggttttttttttgctgacagATGTTGATCTTACTTCATGCCACTGCAGTAAAATAAACTAGAAATTCATAGAAAATTGCAGGAAATGTGCATTATTcaacccccacccacccacccacacagacacacacacacacacacacacacacacacacacacacacacacacacactctattgTTCTCTTCTTTTTTCCGGGTTGTTTCAGTTTTGTAATGAGTGGTGATGTATTTTCAAAAGGTGACAAAGTATTCTGGTCCATTCCCACAAATGTTTTGGATGGCAGTGTAAATGCACATGACTGTGAAGTACTGACATTTCACCAGTAACTGGCAAGAGTACATTGAAGGTTCACTCTGACAAAAATGACTCCTGGTGCCAGATTAGAGTCCCTGGTAAAAGATTACAATGCACACTTGCAtgcatttatgtgtttttggtgGTGAGAAGGGAAAAATCTTGACTGTTGTCAGGTATTTTTATCCATTTTCATACTTTTAGCTAACATAGCATTTTCATTGGCTCCTTTCAGCTTCACACTTGCCACATTTAGTTGCATTAGAACTTCACCAGGCACAAGTAGACTACTGCATGTGACTCATATAAGTCTTTTTGATCTTTGTGGTCAGGTACTGTTTTAAGAAAGCTGCGGTGAAACTTCTACGACTGTTGACTCAGAACAGATGCTGCTTTACTGACCAACAGTCTTCTCACTTTAACCCACACTTCCTGAGTAGTGCAAAGTGACAGCAAGCTGTGCAATGCTCATGGCTTCTTAGACACGTCAGAGCTACAATGGAAACATTTTGTTGTCGTTCTTTTACGAACAGTTGAGAGGAAGTCGTGTTGCAGGTTAAAAGCGTCAACTGGTAATGAAGAGGAAAGCAGGTGTTTAGTGTGATTTTGGCATGTTGGACAagactttctctttctctcggttgtcattttattgtctTGTGTTCTCATGTTGAACTTCTCCAAAAAGCATGGCCAGATGACATTTTTCCGCTTGGGTCATCTGCTTGtaaagtctttatttttccagtcAGTTCACAAAAAATCCAGAGCAGCatgctttatttaaataaactgcaaaCATGTTATTATGTATTTTCCAATTCCTTTCACTTAGAGTGAGCAGGGTTAAAACAGAGATATTAAAAAGTTGCTCTTTGAAGCTATAAGAATGTAGGTTTAGATGGCCAATGCAGTAAGAAGAAATAAATGAGCAAATGTTTTGTGTATTTGGCTCTTCCGTGTTCAAATCATAAAAACCAAAGCGTAGCTGATGTAATTATGCTTATTGTTTGCCTTCAGTTTTAAAGGGTGCATGTAAATAGATGAATATGTGCACTTTAACACAGTCCCAATAAAAAATTGGAGCTTTTAAAGTAGCTTTGTGTGAatataatttataattattgAATACTGGGCCTTGGTGAGACCAccctcagttcatcctctggtggaaacaagctgttttagctcctcccgCTTTAAGGGCACCCGCCCTTTAAACAAACACTTCTGATTGGCAGCCTGTTGAGCAGCATGTAGGTGGTGCTTCTGCATGGCTGAGATGACCATATAAAGAATAATCTCTCACAGTCACTCTCACTTACTGTACACAGATACAAGAGTAGAAAAACACGACAGTAATGGATTGTTTCGTGAGTTGAAACTTTGGCCGTGTTGAAATCCTCGTAAAAGCATGTCTTGCCACTTGGCAGTCACTGTGAAACAATTCGGTGCATTTGggtaatttttttaaagccttgaATTCTGATGGTCATTTGAATATAAAAATCATATAGCATCATCAGTCAAATcggattttaaaaagtattaatgacacaacagaaaataaggaaaagcacaGTAGGTACATGAAGCTAGGTCAGCAAACTTATTTTGTAGTTTTCTGTTAACATTTTAGACTCATACAGTTGCAGTATTTGCCGAGTTTCAGTAGACCCAGAGAAAGCTAGAAGCTATTGTGGTTTCCTAAAACAATATTAACTCATCATTTGCTAAAACGTTTTAAAACCATCAAAAACTATGAATGTAGACTGAATCATTATTCCAAATAGGTCAAAAACACTGTGAGCACCACAATGGGGAGGAGTATGTATGTTTTTCCACTGTGCTTCAAGAAGTAAATTCAGGTCACTCGGGGGCATTTCCATTATCACAGTACATATGCGTGCCTGCACTGCTGAGCAAATATCTCATTTAGTGGCGCACACTTAAAGCACTTTGCTTAAATTAGTTTATGAAAATGGATCAAAAACAGGAATATGGCAGCAACTTAAAAccaaatgaaatgttttttgcaaaataaattaaaataattataaaaaacATGGTAACAGAGACCAGAAAGTAAAGCCAGGCCCCTACAAACCTTATCATAttgctcctcctccttcctttatatatatttaaacagGTTCAGCTCTGCATCACTTcactacttttttttctttgtgacttGACTGTGGAGAGGTTTTGAACTTATTAATAGACATAAGTGTCAAAGCATACGTGAGAATGAGAAGTGACAGGTCACAACTGTTACTGTGAAGCAActggaacaaacaaacagcttaAAAAACAACCACATAGACATCCTGTCAGGACGGAGGAGCGGTGGGTTGTTTGTGTGGGGGGACTGGTGAAAAAACCACTGAGCTTCAGCTCGCTGTCAGATAGGTTGACCACAGTGGGAACGTGTTTTTGCATTTCTTATTACTCAGCCGGCTGAAAAACACGTCCGTCTCAATAGGAAACAAGACCAAAGTTGAACAAACATCCACTCCTCATGActctctgtttgtctgtttgtctgtttgtttgtttgttctttctgGATAAATAACATGATGTCAAATGATGTCATGATAGTCACATTTCATCATGGCATCAGGTTAAAAGCATAACTTCCTGACTTACTCACGTATGAAATTCCATAATTTCAGGAAAAAAGTAGCACTGTGCTCCAGCAGATCGCTCCACTGGTTCTTTGCTACCTTTTCTTAcacaataaagaagaaaagtgtttgttttaagACATCAAACGTTGTCATGATAGTGGGGTTTCGGGGGGTTGAACAAAGGGGGCAGCGAGAAGCTTTTTATGTCAGTCAACCACAACAACACATCTAAACACTTCACTGTGTGG
The sequence above is a segment of the Oreochromis aureus strain Israel breed Guangdong linkage group 3, ZZ_aureus, whole genome shotgun sequence genome. Coding sequences within it:
- the LOC116316477 gene encoding uncharacterized protein LOC116316477 → MMRLCVFLAILYKICQVLAVHKTSSVIQESGIKIAKVGENVTITCICQDDAVTFLSWYQQSLGGKPDIISTRMKHNPDADIYTKYKDRFKVLVEDKKEYLKITNLSLSDSGTYYCGVLVFNAIEFGQGVFLHVKSPATSIGSAIDQPTLKPLRLGDSLNLTCTVEAEPCAGELNLYWFRHGVSQSTVMYPSEGHVCADISQETPHRKNCTLNLAIKSVSSADAGIYYCALASCGEIIFGNGTRVEIAGSPVLVYFLSAALGGSFIVLFVLAFIMYKLRKSLCSVCKGTVPHQTCTVSDAVSQDAHSLHYAALSLKRSSKQHLQEENVDNICVYSRVKSRKV